A window of the Parabacteroides merdae ATCC 43184 genome harbors these coding sequences:
- a CDS encoding dipeptidase — translation MKKKVYTAFICLCCAVVSLFAQERVVELTNPNESCTSIAAGKLATTDGSVMTSQTCDGTSRTWMEVVPAQNWPDTAKLDLYWDLRHTESKNDRLGVKLKGSIPQVPYTFAYLNTGYPCMNEKQLAMGETTIVGRKELRNPKGLFHIEDLQGIALQRCSTAREAVLLMGRLAEQYGYRDGGECLTVADKRELWFFEITGAGSEDMGALWVARRIPDDHVTVSANTPRISDVDFGDKDNYMYSEGLKEKARKLGYWDGKEPFKFWKVIHETGKKPFTIRDFFVLKTLAPSLNLTMDMEELPLSVKPEQNVSLADMNRLLRETYEGTEWDMTKDMMVTKKIKDKDGTERDTIYKSPLAQNWMTNDMFEFLNAGRGEKKIEKQRTISVVWCAYSFVIQCRDWLPDEVGGVCWWSEDNPGESPRVPLFAGMTDVPESFKVCGHKRYRPDAALWTYRRTNRLAQVSWGHGRKLIEPAVLSFEQKAADEMPLIENKVSALIREGKKDEAQAYLTRYSFDFIYSTLRCWEEMEGQLWHKFGRGF, via the coding sequence ATGAAGAAAAAAGTATATACAGCGTTCATATGCCTTTGTTGTGCTGTGGTGTCTCTCTTTGCTCAGGAGCGCGTAGTAGAATTAACGAATCCGAACGAAAGCTGTACGAGTATTGCTGCTGGCAAATTGGCGACGACTGATGGTTCGGTCATGACATCGCAGACGTGTGACGGGACTTCTCGTACTTGGATGGAGGTTGTGCCTGCCCAAAACTGGCCGGACACCGCAAAACTCGATCTTTATTGGGATCTCCGTCATACGGAAAGCAAAAACGACCGTTTGGGTGTGAAACTGAAAGGTTCTATCCCACAGGTTCCTTATACATTTGCTTATCTGAATACCGGTTATCCTTGTATGAACGAGAAACAGCTGGCGATGGGAGAAACGACTATCGTGGGACGTAAGGAGCTGCGTAATCCCAAAGGCTTGTTCCATATTGAGGATTTGCAGGGGATTGCTTTGCAACGTTGCAGTACGGCACGCGAGGCGGTCTTGCTGATGGGACGTTTGGCAGAACAATATGGCTATCGTGATGGAGGGGAATGCCTGACGGTTGCCGATAAGAGGGAACTCTGGTTTTTCGAGATTACGGGTGCAGGTTCGGAAGATATGGGGGCTTTATGGGTTGCCCGGCGCATACCGGACGACCATGTGACGGTTTCGGCTAATACACCTCGTATTTCCGATGTCGATTTCGGGGACAAGGATAATTATATGTATAGTGAAGGACTGAAGGAGAAAGCACGGAAGTTAGGGTATTGGGACGGGAAAGAGCCTTTCAAGTTCTGGAAAGTAATCCATGAAACGGGGAAGAAGCCTTTTACCATCCGGGATTTTTTTGTTTTGAAAACGCTGGCTCCTTCTTTGAACCTGACGATGGACATGGAGGAGTTACCTTTGTCTGTCAAGCCCGAACAGAATGTTTCTTTGGCGGATATGAACCGTCTGCTGCGTGAAACATATGAGGGAACAGAATGGGATATGACAAAAGACATGATGGTTACGAAGAAAATCAAGGATAAAGATGGAACCGAGCGCGATACGATATATAAAAGCCCGTTGGCACAAAACTGGATGACGAATGATATGTTTGAATTCCTGAATGCCGGGCGTGGTGAAAAGAAGATAGAGAAACAGCGGACGATATCGGTTGTCTGGTGTGCTTATTCGTTTGTGATCCAGTGCCGAGATTGGTTACCGGACGAGGTTGGAGGCGTTTGTTGGTGGTCGGAAGATAATCCGGGTGAAAGTCCCCGTGTCCCGTTATTTGCCGGAATGACGGATGTCCCTGAAAGCTTTAAGGTATGCGGGCATAAACGATATCGTCCTGATGCCGCCCTTTGGACCTATCGACGTACAAACCGTTTGGCGCAAGTGAGTTGGGGGCATGGTCGTAAATTAATCGAGCCTGCCGTCCTCTCTTTCGAGCAGAAGGCTGCCGACGAAATGCCTCTGATAGAAAACAAGGTATCGGCCCTTATTCGGGAAGGCAAGAAAGATGAAGCCCAAGCTTATCTTACCCGTTATTCCTTCGATTTTATCTATTCGACTTTGCGTTGTTGGGAGGAAATGGAAGGACAGCTATGGCATAAGTTTGGACGGGGTTTCTGA
- a CDS encoding glycosyltransferase family 2 protein: MATSHLSLIIPVYNRPNEVEELLDSLTRQSETNFEVVIVEDGSKETCQHVVEAFKDKLDVSYSYIPNGGPGNARNYGAKQSKGDYLIVLDSDCILPPDYIKSVNKELKETGADAFGGPDKASDSFTDVQKAINYSMTSFFTTGGIRGGKKKMDKFYPRSFNMGIRKSTYEALDGFSPMRFGEDIDFSIRLFKNGYKVCLFPSAWVYHKRRTDWHKFFRQVYNSGIARINLYKKYPDSLKLVHLLPAAFTLGVLFFLVGSLFCTWSLLPLGLFCLLIFADSSIQNKSIKIGFLSIIASFIQLSGYGCGFLDAAWNRLVLKKEEFSAFQKTFYK, from the coding sequence ATGGCAACATCCCATTTATCCCTTATCATCCCTGTCTACAACCGTCCCAACGAGGTAGAGGAGTTATTGGACAGCCTTACACGGCAGAGTGAAACAAACTTCGAAGTCGTCATCGTCGAAGACGGCTCGAAGGAGACTTGCCAGCATGTAGTCGAAGCTTTCAAAGATAAGTTGGATGTTTCCTATTCCTATATTCCTAATGGCGGTCCGGGCAATGCCCGTAACTACGGGGCGAAGCAGAGCAAAGGCGATTACCTGATCGTTCTCGATTCAGATTGCATCCTGCCTCCCGACTACATCAAATCGGTAAACAAGGAACTGAAGGAAACCGGGGCGGACGCTTTCGGAGGGCCGGACAAGGCCTCTGACAGCTTTACGGACGTGCAGAAAGCCATCAACTACTCCATGACCTCCTTCTTTACGACAGGCGGCATTCGTGGCGGCAAAAAGAAGATGGATAAGTTCTACCCCCGCAGCTTCAACATGGGAATCCGGAAAAGCACCTACGAAGCGTTAGACGGCTTCTCCCCCATGCGCTTCGGGGAAGATATCGATTTCAGTATCCGCCTATTCAAGAACGGCTACAAAGTATGCCTGTTTCCCTCGGCCTGGGTATATCACAAGAGACGTACGGATTGGCACAAGTTCTTCCGCCAGGTTTATAATTCCGGCATCGCCCGTATCAATTTGTACAAGAAATATCCGGACTCGCTTAAACTGGTACATCTATTGCCGGCGGCCTTTACATTAGGAGTACTCTTTTTCCTGGTCGGAAGCCTCTTCTGCACTTGGAGTTTATTGCCGCTCGGACTTTTCTGTTTGCTTATCTTTGCGGATTCTTCGATTCAGAATAAAAGCATCAAAATCGGCTTCCTGTCGATTATCGCCTCCTTTATCCAACTGTCAGGATACGGTTGTGGATTTTTAGATGCTGCCTGGAACAGGCTGGTTTTGAAAAAGGAAGAGTTTTCGGCATTCCAAAAGACGTTCTACAAATAA
- a CDS encoding helix-turn-helix domain-containing protein has protein sequence MGNNKIIGAKIKSIRESKQLSTQEVSERSGLSIEQIERIEGNIDFPSLAPLIKIARVLGVRLGTFLDDQSELGPVICRKKDSNDTNSIGFSNNDSKARKHMEYHSLSQDKSGRHMEPFLIDVAPSEEGVDFVLSTHEGEEFIYVLEGILEINYGKNTYILEEGDSIYYDSIVAHHVHAAADNTAKILGVIYTPY, from the coding sequence ATGGGAAACAACAAAATCATAGGAGCTAAAATCAAAAGTATCCGTGAATCCAAACAACTTTCCACCCAGGAAGTATCCGAACGCTCAGGTCTGAGTATCGAACAAATAGAACGTATCGAGGGCAATATAGACTTTCCGTCTCTCGCCCCGCTAATCAAGATAGCCCGCGTATTAGGCGTACGCCTGGGCACATTCCTGGACGATCAGTCCGAACTGGGCCCCGTCATTTGCCGCAAGAAAGATAGCAACGACACAAACAGCATCGGTTTCAGCAACAACGACAGCAAGGCACGCAAACACATGGAATACCATTCGCTGTCACAAGACAAGTCGGGCCGCCATATGGAACCGTTCCTGATCGATGTCGCTCCAAGCGAAGAAGGGGTGGATTTCGTCCTCTCCACACACGAAGGGGAAGAATTCATCTATGTACTGGAAGGTATCCTCGAAATCAACTATGGCAAGAATACCTATATCCTGGAAGAAGGCGACAGCATCTACTACGATTCTATCGTCGCCCACCATGTACATGCCGCTGCCGACAATACGGCGAAAATCCTCGGAGTCATCTACACCCCCTATTAA
- a CDS encoding AMP-binding protein: protein MDIQLQDKTLGQWMEHWAETTPDKEYLVYSDRDLRFTWKEFNERVDRMAKGMLSIGIKHGTHVGIWATNVPDWLTFLYAAAKIGAVAVTVNTNYKQSELEFLVENADIHTLCITDGVFDGSYVDMVYTMLPELKESQRGYLKSKRFPVLKNVVYIGQEKYRGMYNTPELLLLGENVSDETLLEAKKLVTPHDVVNMQYTSGTTGFPKGVMLTHYNIANNGLLTGEHMKFTADDKLCCCVPLFHCFGVVLASMNVLTHGCTQVMVEKFDPLVVLASIHKERCTALYGVPTMFIAELNHPMFSMFDLTSLRTGIMAGSLCPVELMKQVEEKMFMRVTSVYGLTEASPGMTHSRIDDPAEVRYNTVGRDYEFTEVRVIDPETGEECPVGVQGEMCNRGYNTMKGYYNNPAATAEVIDKDGFLHSGDLGVKDEHGNYRITGRIKDMIIRGGENIYPRELEEFLYHLKGVKDVQVAAVPSKKYGEEVGAFIILHEGVTMTEDIVKDFCRGKIARHKIPKYIFFVDTYPMTGSGKIQKFKLKDLGLKLLADQGITPV from the coding sequence ATGGACATTCAATTACAAGATAAGACGCTCGGCCAGTGGATGGAACATTGGGCCGAGACGACACCCGACAAGGAATATCTGGTATATTCCGACCGCGACCTCCGTTTCACCTGGAAGGAATTCAACGAACGTGTAGACCGGATGGCGAAAGGCATGCTTTCGATCGGGATCAAACATGGCACGCATGTCGGCATCTGGGCGACCAATGTCCCCGACTGGCTTACATTCCTGTATGCTGCCGCCAAGATCGGAGCAGTGGCCGTTACCGTCAATACCAACTACAAGCAGAGCGAACTGGAATTCCTGGTCGAAAACGCGGATATCCATACATTATGCATTACCGACGGCGTGTTCGACGGAAGTTATGTCGACATGGTATATACCATGTTGCCCGAACTGAAGGAATCACAACGTGGCTACCTGAAAAGCAAACGTTTCCCGGTTCTGAAGAATGTAGTTTACATCGGGCAGGAGAAATACAGAGGAATGTACAACACTCCCGAACTGCTGCTTTTAGGCGAAAACGTCAGTGACGAGACACTGTTGGAAGCCAAAAAGCTGGTGACCCCGCACGACGTCGTGAACATGCAATATACATCCGGCACGACCGGCTTTCCCAAAGGGGTCATGCTGACGCACTATAACATTGCCAACAACGGATTGTTGACAGGAGAACACATGAAATTCACGGCAGACGACAAACTATGCTGCTGCGTACCTCTGTTCCACTGCTTCGGTGTCGTGCTCGCCTCCATGAACGTCTTGACGCATGGATGCACACAAGTCATGGTCGAAAAATTCGATCCGCTGGTCGTACTCGCCTCCATCCACAAGGAACGGTGCACGGCCCTTTATGGCGTTCCGACCATGTTCATCGCCGAGCTCAATCACCCGATGTTCAGCATGTTCGACCTGACCTCCCTCCGCACCGGCATCATGGCAGGCTCCCTTTGCCCTGTGGAACTGATGAAACAGGTGGAAGAAAAAATGTTCATGCGTGTGACCAGCGTATACGGGTTGACGGAAGCATCGCCCGGCATGACACATTCGCGCATCGACGATCCGGCGGAAGTCCGCTACAATACGGTAGGCCGTGATTACGAATTCACCGAAGTCCGCGTGATCGATCCGGAAACGGGCGAAGAATGTCCGGTAGGCGTACAAGGTGAAATGTGCAACCGAGGTTACAACACCATGAAAGGCTATTACAACAACCCGGCAGCCACGGCCGAGGTCATCGACAAAGACGGCTTCCTGCACAGTGGCGACCTGGGCGTGAAAGACGAACATGGCAACTACCGCATCACCGGACGCATCAAGGACATGATTATCCGGGGAGGAGAAAACATCTACCCCCGTGAGCTGGAGGAATTCCTCTATCACCTGAAAGGCGTGAAAGATGTGCAGGTCGCTGCCGTTCCCTCCAAGAAATACGGGGAGGAAGTGGGAGCCTTTATCATCCTGCACGAAGGCGTCACCATGACGGAAGATATCGTCAAGGACTTCTGTCGCGGAAAGATCGCCCGGCATAAGATTCCGAAATACATATTCTTTGTCGACACCTACCCCATGACCGGTAGCGGAAAGATCCAGAAGTTCAAACTGAAGGATTTAGGATTGAAGTTATTGGCCGACCAGGGAATCACTCCGGTATGA
- the ahcY gene encoding adenosylhomocysteinase, whose product MSQLFPTNLPYKVADMSLAEFGRKEIEIAEHEMPGLMALRKKYADQKPLKGARITGSLHMTIQTAVLIETLVALGADVRWASCNIFSTQDHAAAAIAADGVPVFAWKGETLEEYWWCTDMALRFPDGKGPHMIVDDGGDASLLVHMGYRAENDAETINRKGGNHEEQVILDTLNRILAEDNTRWHRTIAEMKGVSEETTTGVHRLYQMMEKGELLVPAINVNDSVTKSKFDNLYGCRESLADGIKRATDVMIAGKVVVVAGYGDVGKGCAHSMRSYGARVLITEIDPICALQAAMEGFEVTTMEEAVKEGNVFVTTTGNCDIITIEHMAQMKDQAIVCNIGHFDNEIQVDKLVNYPNIQHTNIKPQVDKYTFPTGNSIFLLAEGRLVNLGCATGHPSFVMSNSFTNQVLAQMDLWTMPYEIGVYRLPKRLDEEVARLHLERIGVKLSKLTQKQADYIGVPVEGPYKAEHYRY is encoded by the coding sequence ATGTCACAATTATTTCCAACTAATCTGCCTTATAAAGTGGCAGATATGAGTTTGGCTGAATTCGGTCGTAAAGAAATCGAGATCGCCGAACACGAAATGCCGGGACTTATGGCACTTCGCAAGAAGTACGCCGATCAGAAACCTCTGAAAGGAGCTCGTATCACCGGCTCACTGCACATGACGATTCAGACCGCAGTGTTAATCGAAACATTAGTTGCGTTGGGAGCAGATGTTCGCTGGGCAAGCTGCAACATCTTCTCTACACAGGACCACGCTGCCGCAGCCATCGCTGCCGATGGTGTTCCCGTTTTCGCCTGGAAGGGTGAAACACTGGAAGAATACTGGTGGTGTACCGACATGGCACTCCGTTTCCCCGACGGCAAAGGTCCGCACATGATTGTGGATGACGGTGGCGACGCATCCCTGCTGGTTCATATGGGTTACCGGGCAGAGAACGATGCCGAAACGATCAACCGCAAAGGTGGCAATCACGAAGAACAGGTCATCCTGGATACCTTAAACCGTATCCTGGCTGAAGACAATACCCGTTGGCACCGCACGATCGCCGAAATGAAAGGTGTCTCCGAAGAAACGACTACCGGCGTACACCGCCTGTACCAAATGATGGAAAAAGGTGAACTGCTGGTTCCGGCCATCAATGTCAACGACTCCGTTACGAAATCGAAATTCGACAACCTGTACGGTTGCCGCGAATCACTGGCCGACGGCATCAAGCGCGCTACCGACGTGATGATCGCCGGCAAAGTCGTGGTAGTAGCCGGATATGGCGACGTAGGGAAAGGCTGTGCCCACTCCATGCGCTCTTACGGAGCCCGTGTCCTGATCACGGAGATCGATCCGATTTGCGCCCTGCAAGCCGCCATGGAAGGCTTCGAAGTGACGACAATGGAAGAAGCCGTCAAGGAAGGCAACGTTTTCGTTACGACCACCGGTAACTGCGACATCATCACCATCGAACATATGGCCCAGATGAAAGACCAGGCCATCGTTTGCAACATCGGCCATTTCGACAACGAAATCCAGGTCGACAAGCTGGTGAACTATCCGAACATCCAGCACACCAACATCAAACCGCAGGTTGACAAGTACACATTCCCGACAGGCAACTCTATCTTCCTGTTGGCAGAAGGCCGCTTGGTGAACTTGGGTTGCGCGACAGGCCATCCTTCTTTCGTAATGAGCAACTCCTTCACAAATCAAGTCTTGGCCCAGATGGATTTGTGGACAATGCCTTACGAAATAGGTGTCTACCGCCTGCCGAAACGTTTGGACGAAGAAGTTGCCCGCCTCCACCTGGAGCGCATCGGCGTCAAACTGTCCAAACTGACTCAGAAGCAAGCCGATTACATCGGCGTACCGGTCGAAGGACCTTATAAGGCCGAACATTACAGATATTAA
- a CDS encoding AraC family transcriptional regulator yields MDFDRSKHNVIKYLPTNNDENIWGMSISGIGFQSIDPKGSYPLKGHPIGYTFNPDRGRIIDEFALVYIVKGEGTFASINCFEKKISKGDAFFIFPGQWHSYQPIANIGWDEYYVTFQGDYFEKLLNGIINRANPIFHIGMNDQIVKHFGEMLDCARAQKSGFQAVLAGITMHTIGLIYSINKNQDYGSVSMQKIQEACVLMRENIYDKFTPEDIAESINMSYSNFRKSFKQYTGIAPHQYMLQLKLSKIKDLLSSTEMSIQDIAMKLNFESADYFSYFFRSKTGINPLSYRKEIEKQREKAKKNSH; encoded by the coding sequence ATGGATTTTGATCGCAGTAAACATAATGTCATAAAGTACTTACCGACAAACAATGATGAGAACATCTGGGGAATGTCTATTAGCGGCATAGGATTTCAGTCTATTGATCCAAAAGGCAGTTATCCCCTTAAAGGTCACCCAATCGGATATACATTTAATCCCGACCGGGGCAGAATTATTGACGAGTTCGCCCTGGTATATATTGTAAAAGGAGAAGGAACTTTTGCTTCCATCAACTGCTTTGAAAAGAAAATATCAAAAGGAGACGCATTCTTTATTTTCCCCGGACAATGGCATAGCTACCAACCTATCGCCAATATAGGTTGGGATGAATATTACGTAACCTTTCAAGGTGATTATTTTGAAAAATTATTAAACGGAATTATTAATCGCGCAAATCCCATATTTCATATCGGCATGAATGACCAAATCGTCAAGCATTTCGGGGAAATGCTTGACTGTGCCAGGGCACAGAAATCCGGGTTCCAAGCTGTTTTGGCGGGAATTACGATGCATACGATCGGCTTGATCTATTCGATCAACAAAAATCAGGATTATGGATCGGTTTCTATGCAGAAGATACAGGAAGCATGCGTATTGATGCGGGAAAACATTTACGACAAGTTTACACCGGAAGATATCGCCGAATCCATCAACATGAGCTATTCCAATTTCAGGAAATCATTCAAGCAATACACTGGGATCGCTCCCCATCAATACATGCTGCAACTGAAGCTCAGCAAGATCAAAGATTTACTGAGCAGTACGGAAATGTCGATCCAAGACATCGCAATGAAGCTCAATTTTGAATCGGCCGACTATTTTTCTTACTTTTTCAGGAGCAAAACAGGCATAAACCCACTCTCCTACCGAAAAGAAATCGAAAAGCAGCGGGAAAAAGCCAAGAAGAACTCACACTAA
- a CDS encoding class I SAM-dependent methyltransferase produces MQKRHADRQLYFNEQSITTQKYVIPFIEKHKPITADSHILEIGCGEGGNIKPFLDLGCQVTGIDINGGQIAIAKEIYSVHPNNRNLTLICEDIYKVTELHNKFDIIIIRDVIEHIPNQELFLPFIKRFLSPHGIIFVAFPPWQNPFGGHQQICNNKLLSHLPWFHLLPRPVYKKVLEWGNVNPGGLLEIKDTGISLERFLSIVHKEKYRIVEEVLYFINPNYETKFNLRPRRLWRFLNIPYIRNFYTTCGYYILKNS; encoded by the coding sequence ATGCAAAAAAGACACGCTGACAGACAACTATATTTCAACGAACAAAGTATTACGACACAAAAATATGTAATACCTTTCATTGAAAAGCATAAACCGATTACGGCAGATTCCCACATTCTCGAAATCGGTTGCGGGGAAGGAGGAAACATAAAGCCCTTTCTGGATCTCGGTTGCCAAGTGACCGGCATAGACATCAACGGAGGCCAGATTGCAATCGCAAAAGAAATCTACAGCGTACATCCCAACAACAGAAACTTGACATTGATCTGCGAGGATATCTACAAAGTAACCGAACTGCACAACAAGTTCGACATTATCATCATCCGGGATGTGATAGAACACATCCCCAACCAAGAATTATTCTTGCCTTTTATAAAGAGGTTCTTAAGTCCTCACGGTATTATTTTCGTAGCCTTTCCACCCTGGCAAAATCCATTCGGAGGTCACCAGCAGATTTGCAACAACAAGCTCCTAAGCCATTTGCCCTGGTTCCATCTATTGCCCCGTCCCGTATATAAAAAAGTGCTGGAATGGGGGAATGTCAATCCCGGAGGACTTTTGGAAATCAAAGATACCGGCATTTCATTGGAACGTTTTCTCTCGATCGTGCACAAAGAAAAATACCGGATAGTCGAAGAAGTCCTCTATTTCATCAACCCTAATTACGAAACAAAATTCAATCTCCGTCCCCGCAGACTATGGAGATTCCTGAATATCCCGTATATCCGTAACTTCTATACAACCTGCGGATATTACATCTTAAAGAATTCATAA
- the rpsO gene encoding 30S ribosomal protein S15: MFLDSAKKKEIFEKYGKSATNTGSAESQIALFTVRIAHLTEHLKANHKDHSSERALKMLVGKRRRLLDYLIKVDIERYRAIIKELGIRK; the protein is encoded by the coding sequence ATGTTTTTAGATTCAGCAAAGAAAAAAGAGATTTTCGAAAAGTATGGCAAGTCTGCAACCAACACAGGTTCTGCAGAAAGCCAGATCGCACTGTTCACAGTTCGTATCGCACATTTGACTGAACACTTGAAGGCTAATCACAAAGACCATAGCTCCGAAAGAGCTCTGAAAATGTTGGTAGGTAAGCGTCGTCGTTTACTGGATTACCTGATCAAGGTTGATATCGAAAGATATCGTGCTATCATCAAAGAGCTTGGTATCAGAAAGTAA
- the typA gene encoding translational GTPase TypA, with the protein MQKIRNIAIIAHVDHGKTTLVDKMLLAGKLFREGQAEPDQFLDNNDLERERGITILAKNVSINYKGYKINIIDTPGHADFGGEVERVLNMADGCLLLVDAFEGPMPQTRFVLQKAIQLGLKPIVVINKVDKPNCRPEEVQEMVFDLMFSLDATEEQLDFPTIYGSAKQGWMSEDWKEPKEDITALLDAIIQYIPEPQVLEGSSQMLITSLDYSKYVGRIAVGRVHRGELREGQEIMLCKRDGSMVKSKIKEIDVFEGLGRTKVDAVQSGDICAIIGVEGFEIGETIADANDPEPLPTIAIDEPTMSMLFTINNSPFFGKDGKFVTSRHIYDRLMKELDKNLALRVVPTDSADSWLVYGRGVLHLSVLIETMRREGYELQVGQPQVIIKEIDGEKCEPVEQLTVNLPEECSSRIIDMVTKRKGEMTMMESKNDRMHLEFTIPSRGIIGLNNAVLTASAGEAIMAHRFLEYQPWKGEIERRTNGSIIAMETGTAYAYALNNLQSRGRFFIAPGDEVYAGQVVGEHTKDNDLVVNVTKSKKLTNMRASGSDDKVSLAPPTVFSLEDALEYIKGDEYVEITPNSMRMRKIILDELERKRQGR; encoded by the coding sequence ATGCAAAAGATTAGAAACATCGCGATTATCGCGCACGTAGACCACGGTAAGACAACGCTCGTGGATAAGATGTTATTAGCCGGTAAGCTTTTCCGTGAAGGACAGGCAGAGCCGGATCAGTTCCTGGACAATAATGACCTGGAACGCGAACGAGGGATTACGATCCTTGCCAAAAATGTATCTATTAATTATAAAGGTTATAAAATCAACATTATCGATACTCCGGGACACGCCGACTTCGGAGGTGAAGTGGAACGCGTATTGAACATGGCTGACGGTTGCTTGTTGCTGGTCGATGCTTTCGAAGGCCCGATGCCGCAGACTCGTTTCGTGCTTCAGAAGGCTATCCAGTTAGGCTTGAAACCGATTGTGGTCATTAATAAGGTAGACAAGCCGAATTGTCGTCCGGAAGAGGTGCAGGAAATGGTGTTCGACCTGATGTTCAGTCTTGATGCAACGGAGGAACAGCTCGACTTCCCGACGATCTACGGTTCTGCCAAGCAGGGTTGGATGTCGGAAGATTGGAAAGAGCCGAAGGAAGATATTACCGCTTTGCTGGATGCTATCATCCAGTATATTCCGGAACCCCAGGTATTGGAAGGCTCTTCCCAGATGTTGATTACTTCGTTGGACTATTCCAAGTATGTAGGCCGTATCGCTGTGGGGCGCGTGCATCGTGGCGAACTGCGCGAAGGACAGGAGATCATGCTTTGCAAGCGTGACGGATCGATGGTGAAATCGAAGATCAAGGAAATCGACGTGTTCGAAGGGCTGGGGCGTACGAAAGTAGATGCTGTCCAGTCCGGTGATATCTGTGCGATTATCGGTGTGGAAGGTTTTGAAATCGGTGAAACGATTGCCGATGCCAATGATCCGGAACCGCTGCCGACGATTGCTATCGACGAACCGACGATGTCTATGTTGTTTACGATCAATAACTCTCCGTTTTTCGGGAAAGATGGCAAGTTCGTGACATCTCGCCATATATATGATCGTTTGATGAAAGAACTGGACAAGAACCTTGCCTTGCGAGTGGTTCCGACAGATTCTGCCGATTCTTGGTTGGTGTATGGACGCGGTGTTCTCCACTTGTCTGTCCTGATCGAAACCATGCGTCGTGAAGGTTACGAGTTGCAGGTTGGTCAGCCGCAGGTCATTATCAAGGAAATCGACGGTGAGAAATGCGAACCGGTCGAACAGTTGACGGTCAATCTGCCGGAAGAATGTTCCAGCCGTATCATCGATATGGTAACCAAGCGCAAGGGTGAAATGACGATGATGGAAAGCAAGAACGACCGTATGCATCTGGAATTCACGATTCCTTCCCGTGGTATTATCGGTTTGAATAATGCTGTTTTGACTGCGTCAGCTGGTGAAGCGATCATGGCGCACCGTTTCCTCGAATACCAGCCGTGGAAGGGAGAGATCGAACGCCGTACGAATGGTTCTATCATCGCGATGGAAACAGGTACTGCCTATGCTTATGCTTTGAATAACTTGCAATCCCGTGGACGTTTCTTTATTGCTCCAGGCGATGAGGTGTATGCCGGACAGGTTGTTGGCGAGCATACGAAAGACAATGACTTGGTGGTTAACGTGACGAAGTCGAAGAAGCTGACGAATATGCGTGCTTCCGGTTCGGATGATAAAGTGTCTTTGGCTCCTCCTACGGTGTTCAGCCTGGAAGATGCTTTGGAATATATCAAAGGCGATGAATATGTAGAAATCACCCCGAACAGCATGCGTATGCGCAAAATCATCCTTGACGAACTTGAACGTAAGCGCCAGGGAAGATAA